One Grus americana isolate bGruAme1 chromosome Z, bGruAme1.mat, whole genome shotgun sequence DNA window includes the following coding sequences:
- the NRG1 gene encoding pro-neuregulin-1, membrane-bound isoform isoform X8 yields MVKDLPNPPRYLCRCPNEFTGDRCQNYVMASFYKHLGIEFMEAEELYQKRVLTITGICIALLVVGIMCVVAYCKTKKQRKKLHDRLRQSLRSERNNVMNMANGPHHPSAPPDNVQLVNQYVSKNVISSEHVIERETETSFSTSHYTSTTHHSVTVTQTPSHSWSNGHTESILSESHSVLVSSSMENSRHTSPAGPRGRLNGIGGPRESNSFLRHARETPDSYRDSPHSERYVSAMTTPARMSPVDFHTPTSPKSPPSKMSPPASSLTVSIPSVAVSPFIEEERPLLLVTPPRLRENYDHHLQQFNSFHHNPAHESNSLPPSPLRIVEDEEYETTQEYEPAQEPPKKLTNNRRVKRTKPNGHISNRVEVDSDTTSESSSSETETEDERIGEDTPFLSIPNPVATSLEPAGAYRLAESRTNPANRFSTPEELQARLSSVIANQDPIAV; encoded by the exons GTGCCCAAATGAATTTACTGGTGATCGCTGCCAAAACTACGTAATGGCCAGCTTCTACA AGCATCTTGGGATTGAATTTATGG AAGCTGAGGAACTGTACCAGAAACGGGTGCTGACCATAACTGGCATTTGCATTGCTCTTCTAGTAGTTGGCATCATGTGTGTGGTGGCCTACTGCAAAACCAA gaagcagaggaaaaagttgCACGACCGCCTTCGGCAGAGCCTGCGCTCGGAAAGGAACAATGTGATGAACATGGCCAACGGGCCGCACCACCCCAGTGCGCCACCGGATAACGTCCAGCTGGTGAAC cagtacGTTTCAAAAAATGTAATCTCCAGCGAGCACGTCATCGAGCGAGAAACAGAGACCTCATTTTCTACGAGCCACTACACCTCAACAACACATCACTCTGTGACAGTCACCCAGACACCCAGCCACAG ctggagTAATGGCCACACCGAAAGCATCCTCTCCGAAAGTCACTCGGTGCTCGTCAGCTCCTCCATGGAGAACAGCAGGCACACCAGCCCAGCAGGGCCCCGGGGCCGACTCAATGGCATCGGCGGGCCGCGGGAAAGCAACAGCTTCCTCCGGCATGCGAGAGAGACCCCTGACTCCTACCGAGACTCTCCTCACAGTGAAAG GTATGTCTCAGCTATGACCACACCAGCTCGCATGTCACCTGTCGATTTCCACACTCCGACTTCTCCAAAGTCCCCCCCCTCCAAAATGTCGCCACCGGCTTCCAGCTTGACCGTCTCCATCCCTTCGGTGGCGGTGAGTCCCTTCATAGAAGAGGAGCGACCGCTACTCCTGGTGACCCCACCACGGCTACGTGAGAATTACGACCACCACCTTCAGCAGTTCAACTCCTTCCACCACAATCCTGCCCACGAGAGCAACAGCCTGCCGCCAAGTCCTCTGCGGATAGTGGAGGATGAGGAGTACGAGACCACACAGGAGTACGAACCAGCACAGGAGCCTCCAAAGAAACTCACCAACAACCGAAGGGTGAAAAGAACAAAGCCCAACGGCCACATTTCCAACAGGGTGGAAGTGGACTCCGACACGACCTccgagagcagcagctctgagacCGAAACCGAAGACGAAAGAATAGGTGAGGATACACCATTCCTTAGCATACCGAACCCCGTGGCAACCAGTCTGGAGCCAGCCGGTGCCTACCGGCTGGCTGAGAGCAGGACTAACCCGGCAAATCGCTTCTCCACACCAGAAGAGTTGCAAGCAAGGTTGTCCAGTGTAATAGCTAACCAAGACCCTATTGCTGTATAA